A section of the Malus sylvestris chromosome 17, drMalSylv7.2, whole genome shotgun sequence genome encodes:
- the LOC126611954 gene encoding LOW QUALITY PROTEIN: uncharacterized protein LOC126611954 (The sequence of the model RefSeq protein was modified relative to this genomic sequence to represent the inferred CDS: inserted 1 base in 1 codon) yields the protein MINSVWWKLEHQRKELNDCRAQVTALYIVLEGIWELLMLIKSNLCPWKDKEEIISLQMELESLKSKTTKAHDFSETTNFEQNDEPSLGSSLHLTSENLSPENVSEKRILADALPKIVPYALINHREELLPLIMCVIERHPDSSTWDSLTHTLFNLIKRPDEQQRRIIMDACVNLAKNVGEMRTETEMLPQCWEQINHMYEERRLLVAQSCGEFAEFVRPEIRDSLILSIVQQFIEDSATVVREAAAHNLALLLPLFPTMDKYFKVEELMFQLVCDPSGVVVETTLKQLVPAVNKWGNKLDHILRXLLSHISSSVQRCPPLSGVEGSMESHLRVLGERERWNVDVLLRMLEEILPYVHQKAIEKCPVSSDPKTTGTIFSKSFLELYAGGHVQLPAFEWLHADCFPALIQLACLLPPKEDNLRNQITKFLLAVSELYGDSYLTHIMLPVFLLAVGEEAELTFFPSATHSGIKGLRPRTAVAKRLATMCVLPLLLACVLGGPSKHEQLAEYLRKLLVEGVPNQSMKYNAEIVDAVRFLCTFEDHHGMIFNLLWEMVVSSNIDMKINAANLLKVIVPYIDAKVASTHILPALVGSDQNLSVKYASIDAFGAVAQNFRNDMIVDKIRVQMDAFLEDGSHEAAIAVVRALVVAVPHTTDRLKDYLLSKIFQLTATPPSSDLMRRRERVNAFCEAIRALDATDISANSVRDFLMPAIQNLFRDSDALDPAHKEALEIIMKERSGGTFDTISKVMGAGLTSSVSSFFGEGGLLGKKESPEPPPEPVESPKATPSPPAEDTRLRRIMRGNFTDMLRGKAKGPEETQNQ from the exons ATGATAAATTCCG TTTGGTGGAAGTTGGAACACCAGAGAAAGGAGCTCAATGATTGTAGAGCTCAAGTCACTGCATTGTATATCGTTCTGGAAGGAATATGGGAGCTGCTGATGCTGATCAAATCCAATCTCTGTCCTTGGAAAGATAAGGAAGAAATTATATCATTGCAGATGGAACTAGAAAGTTTaaaatccaaaaccacaaaagcTCATGATTTTTCAGAGACAACCAATTTTGAACAAAATGATGAACCATCATTAGGCAGCAGCCTACACCTAACGTCAGAGAATCTTAGTCCTGAAAATGTTTCCGAGAAAAGG ATCCTTGCTGATGCTTTGCCGAAGATTGTTCCATATGCTTTGATCAACCATCGGGAG GAGCTTCTTCCCCTAATCATGTGTGTGATTGAACGCCATCCAGATAGCAGCACTTGGGATTCCTTAACCCACACATTGTTTAATCTAATCAAACGCCCAGATGAGCAGCAGAGAAGAATTATAATGGAT GCATGTGTTAACCTTGCTAAAAATGTAGGAGAGATGAGAACAGAAACAGAAATGCTTCCCCAGTGTTGGGAACAA ATAAATCATATGTATGAGGAACGCAGGCTGCTAGTTGCTCAATCATGTGGAGAGTTTGCAGAGTTTGTCCGGCCTGAGATTCGTGATTCTCTTATATTGTCCATTGTTCAACAATTCATAGAAGATTCTGCAACTGTTGTCCGGGAGGCTGCTGCACATAATCTTGCATTGCTGCTTCCACTCTTCCCGACCATGGACAAATATTTCAAG gTCGAGGAGTTGATGTTCCAATTGGTCTGTGATCCCTCTGGAGTGGTGGTGGAAACGACGCTTAAACAATTAGTCCCTGCAGTAAACAAGTGGGGAAACAAATTAGACCATATCTTAA GTTTACTCTCTCATATATCAAGCTCGGTTCAG CGCTGTCCTCCTCTTTCGGGCGTTGAAGGTTCTATGGAGTCACATCTTCGTGTTCTAGGTGAACGAGAACGCTGGAATGTTGATGTTTTACTACGAATGCTAGAGGAAATTCTTCCGTATGTGCACCAGAAAGCAATTGAGAAGTGCCCAGTTTCTTCTGATCCCAAAACAACTGGAACAATATTTTCTAAATCTTTCCTTGAATTGTATGCAGG TGGACATGTTCAATTGCCTGCATTTGAGTGGCTACATGCCGACTGCTTTCCTGCTTTAATACAGCTCGCATGCTTGTTACCTCCAAAAGAGGACAATTTGCGAAACCAAATCACCAAG TTTCTATTGGCTGTATCAGAACTCTACGGGGATTCTTATTTGACACACATAATGCTGCCTGTATTCTTGTTAGCTGTAGGGGAAGAAGCTGAATTGACATTTTTCCCATCTGCAACGCATTCCGGAATCAAAGGT TTGAGGCCAAGAACGGCTGTGGCTAAGAGATTGGCTACTATGTGTGTCCTACCTCTTCTCTTGGCTTGTGTTTTGGGTGGTCCAAGCAAGCATGAACAATTAGCGGAGTACCTGAGAAAGTTATTAGTTGAAGGTGTTCCAAATCAATCTATGAAGTACAATGCTGAGATTGTTGATGCTGTTCGGTTCCTTTG CACATTTGAAGATCATCACGGTATGATATTTAATTTACTCTGGGAAATGGTTGTCAGCTCTAACATAGATATGAAAATAAATGCTGCCAATCTGTTGAAAGTCATT GTTCCATATATCGATGCGAAAGTTGCATCTACTCATATATTACCTGCCCTAGTGGGTTCTGACCAAAACTTGAGTGTGAAGTATGCAAGCATAGATGCCTTTGGAGCAGTGGCCCAAAATTTTAGAAATGACATG ATTGTTGATAAGATACGTGTTCAAATGGATGCTTTTCTTGAAGATGGATCTCATGAAGCTGCCATTGCTGTGGTTCGTGCATTGGTGGTTGCTGTACCACATACAACGGATAGACTTAAAGATTAT CTTTTGTCCAAGATTTTTCAACTGACGGCCACTCCACCTTCAAGTGACTTGATGCGCCGGCGTGAGAGAGTCAATGCATTTTGTGAAGCAATCCGTGCTCTGGATGCAAcag ATATTTCAGCAAATAGTGTTCGGGACTTTCTTATGCCTGCAATACAGAACTTATTTAGAGACTCTGATGCGCTTGACCCTGCACACAAAGAAGCCCTTGAAATTATAATGAAGGAGAGATCTGGTGGAACTTTTGATACCATCAGTAAGGTGATGGGGGCTGGGCTTACATCCTCCGTGAGTAGTTTCTTTGGTGAAGGTGGTCTActgggaaagaaagaaagtcCCGAGCCACCACCAGAGCCCGTTGAGTCCCCAAAGGCCACACCTTCACCACCTGCAGAAGACACTAGATTAAGGCGAAT